One Trichosurus vulpecula isolate mTriVul1 chromosome 7, mTriVul1.pri, whole genome shotgun sequence genomic region harbors:
- the OGFRL1 gene encoding opioid growth factor receptor-like protein 1 isoform X1, with protein MGNLLSGTSFKEPTTVEDCDSTWQTDSEPEPDEEEDSRDGSGPGSREGPGHEPEQPAGPPARASQRSEDSPAAPEGDADATSSKEQNDDSTELAAKPKRSFYAARDLYKYRHQYPQNFKDLRYQNDLSNLRFYKNKIPFKPDGVYIEEVLNKWKGDYEKLEHNHTYIQWLFPLREQGLNFYAKELTTYEIEEFKKTKEATRRFFLAYKMMLEFFGMKLTDKTGNVARATNWQERFQHLNESQHNYLRITRILKSLGELGYEHFKSPLVKFILQEALVENTLPNIKQSALEYFVYTIRDRRERRKLLRFAQQHYTPPDHFIWGPAKKQKPEGSKAAKTPTSPVSGHNSQSMQKKSKESKNNCTAVHLSSKAAEENKGELKENGENADRPRMEAGNEIAKPRNSEKDSSAGSPNSKPEKTINNLLDKKENAASVEKSEDSECQSLDCENSGVQRKGSSDEDGKNCSSNSSENTQTSLGKEKTVVEPIPKNKDEVKS; from the exons ATGGGCAATCTGCTAAGCGGGACCAGCTTCAAGGAGCCCACCACCGTGGAGGACTGCGACTCCACCTGGCAGACGGACTCCGAGCCGGAGCCGGACGAGGAGGAGGACAGCCGAGACGGCAGCGGCCCCGGCAGCCGCGAGGGCCCGGGGCACGAGCCCGAGCAACCAGCGGGGCCACCTGCTAGGGCTAGCCAGCGGTCAGAAGACAGCCCCGCCGCACCTGAGGGAGACGCAGACGCCACCAGTAGCAAGGAGCAG aatgACGATTCCACTGAGTTGGCTGCCAAACCAAAGAGAAGCTTTTATGCTGCCAGAGATTTGTACAAATATCGACACCAATACCCA CAGAACTTTAAAGATCTCCGATATCAAAATGACTTAAGTAATCTCCGTTTTTACAAGAACAAAATTCCCTTTAAACCAGATG GTGTTTACATTGAAGAAgtcctaaataaatggaaaggagATTATGAAAAACTGGAGCATAACCACACTTATATTCAATG gcttTTCCCACTGAGAGAACAAGGTTTGAACTTTTATGCTAAAGAGCTAACTACATATGAAATTGAG gaattcaaaaaaacaaaagaagcaaCTAGAAGGTTCTTCTTGGCTTACAAAATGATGTTAGAATTTTTTGGAATGAAGCTGACTGATAAAACTGGAAATGTGGCTCGGGCTACTAATTGGCAGGAACGGTTTCAGCATCTCAATGA GTCTCAGCACAACTACTTAAGAATTACCCGGATTCTGAAAAGCCTTGGTGAGCTTggatatgaacattttaaatCCCCTCTTGTAAAATTTATTCTTCAAGAGGCTCTGGTAGAGAACACTCTCCCAAATATCAAGCAGAGTGCTTTGGAATATTTTGTTTATACtattagagacagaagagaaagaaggaaactcCTCCGGTTTGCTCAACAACATTACAcccctccagatcattttatttgGGGACCTGCTAAAAAACAAAAGCCTGAAGGAAGCAAAGCAGCAAAGACCCCTACATCTCCTGTCTCTGGTCACAATAGTCAATCTATGCAGAAAAAATCCAAGGAGTCTAAGAATAACTGCACAGCTGTTCATTTAAGTAGCAAAGCAGCTGAAGAAAATAAGGGAGAattgaaagaaaatggagaaaatgcagATCGGCCTAGAATGGAGGCTGGTAATGAAATTGCCAAGCCAAGAAATAGTGAAAAGGACAGCAGTGCTGGAAGTCCAAATTCTAAGCCAGAAAAAACTATTAATAATCTCTTAGATAAAAAGGAGAATGCTGCTTCTGTAGAAAAAAGTGAGGACAGTGAATGTCAGAGCCTGGATTGTGAAAATTCAGGAGTTCAAAGGAAAGGTTCCTCTGATGAGGATGGCAAGAACTGCTCTAGTAACTCTTCAGAAAACACACAAACCAGTTTAGGTAAGGAAAAAACTGTTGTAGAACCCATCCCAAAGAACAAAGATGAGGTCAAATCCTAA
- the OGFRL1 gene encoding opioid growth factor receptor-like protein 1 isoform X2 produces MGNLLSGTSFKEPTTVEDCDSTWQTDSEPEPDEEEDSRDGSGPGSREGPGHEPEQPAGPPARASQRSEDSPAAPEGDADATSSKEQNDDSTELAAKPKRSFYAARDLYKYRHQYPNFKDLRYQNDLSNLRFYKNKIPFKPDGVYIEEVLNKWKGDYEKLEHNHTYIQWLFPLREQGLNFYAKELTTYEIEEFKKTKEATRRFFLAYKMMLEFFGMKLTDKTGNVARATNWQERFQHLNESQHNYLRITRILKSLGELGYEHFKSPLVKFILQEALVENTLPNIKQSALEYFVYTIRDRRERRKLLRFAQQHYTPPDHFIWGPAKKQKPEGSKAAKTPTSPVSGHNSQSMQKKSKESKNNCTAVHLSSKAAEENKGELKENGENADRPRMEAGNEIAKPRNSEKDSSAGSPNSKPEKTINNLLDKKENAASVEKSEDSECQSLDCENSGVQRKGSSDEDGKNCSSNSSENTQTSLGKEKTVVEPIPKNKDEVKS; encoded by the exons ATGGGCAATCTGCTAAGCGGGACCAGCTTCAAGGAGCCCACCACCGTGGAGGACTGCGACTCCACCTGGCAGACGGACTCCGAGCCGGAGCCGGACGAGGAGGAGGACAGCCGAGACGGCAGCGGCCCCGGCAGCCGCGAGGGCCCGGGGCACGAGCCCGAGCAACCAGCGGGGCCACCTGCTAGGGCTAGCCAGCGGTCAGAAGACAGCCCCGCCGCACCTGAGGGAGACGCAGACGCCACCAGTAGCAAGGAGCAG aatgACGATTCCACTGAGTTGGCTGCCAAACCAAAGAGAAGCTTTTATGCTGCCAGAGATTTGTACAAATATCGACACCAATACCCA AACTTTAAAGATCTCCGATATCAAAATGACTTAAGTAATCTCCGTTTTTACAAGAACAAAATTCCCTTTAAACCAGATG GTGTTTACATTGAAGAAgtcctaaataaatggaaaggagATTATGAAAAACTGGAGCATAACCACACTTATATTCAATG gcttTTCCCACTGAGAGAACAAGGTTTGAACTTTTATGCTAAAGAGCTAACTACATATGAAATTGAG gaattcaaaaaaacaaaagaagcaaCTAGAAGGTTCTTCTTGGCTTACAAAATGATGTTAGAATTTTTTGGAATGAAGCTGACTGATAAAACTGGAAATGTGGCTCGGGCTACTAATTGGCAGGAACGGTTTCAGCATCTCAATGA GTCTCAGCACAACTACTTAAGAATTACCCGGATTCTGAAAAGCCTTGGTGAGCTTggatatgaacattttaaatCCCCTCTTGTAAAATTTATTCTTCAAGAGGCTCTGGTAGAGAACACTCTCCCAAATATCAAGCAGAGTGCTTTGGAATATTTTGTTTATACtattagagacagaagagaaagaaggaaactcCTCCGGTTTGCTCAACAACATTACAcccctccagatcattttatttgGGGACCTGCTAAAAAACAAAAGCCTGAAGGAAGCAAAGCAGCAAAGACCCCTACATCTCCTGTCTCTGGTCACAATAGTCAATCTATGCAGAAAAAATCCAAGGAGTCTAAGAATAACTGCACAGCTGTTCATTTAAGTAGCAAAGCAGCTGAAGAAAATAAGGGAGAattgaaagaaaatggagaaaatgcagATCGGCCTAGAATGGAGGCTGGTAATGAAATTGCCAAGCCAAGAAATAGTGAAAAGGACAGCAGTGCTGGAAGTCCAAATTCTAAGCCAGAAAAAACTATTAATAATCTCTTAGATAAAAAGGAGAATGCTGCTTCTGTAGAAAAAAGTGAGGACAGTGAATGTCAGAGCCTGGATTGTGAAAATTCAGGAGTTCAAAGGAAAGGTTCCTCTGATGAGGATGGCAAGAACTGCTCTAGTAACTCTTCAGAAAACACACAAACCAGTTTAGGTAAGGAAAAAACTGTTGTAGAACCCATCCCAAAGAACAAAGATGAGGTCAAATCCTAA